The proteins below come from a single Mycolicibacterium sp. TY81 genomic window:
- a CDS encoding nitroreductase family deazaflavin-dependent oxidoreductase — protein sequence MSTSGDETDFHNDVIRQIRETGVVDGWFAQFDMLILHTVGAKSGQPRQNPMAYQKSDGDEIYVFASNNGKDTSSAWYHNALAHPEQVAVEIGPDKYRVRVRELQGAERDRVYATQAGRFENFAEYQRKTTRTIPVLGLTRIEQ from the coding sequence ATGAGCACTTCCGGGGATGAGACCGATTTCCACAACGACGTCATCAGGCAGATTCGCGAAACCGGCGTGGTCGATGGCTGGTTCGCCCAGTTCGACATGCTGATCCTGCATACCGTTGGCGCCAAGTCCGGCCAACCGCGACAGAACCCGATGGCCTACCAGAAGTCGGACGGCGACGAGATCTACGTCTTCGCCTCCAACAACGGCAAGGACACGAGCTCGGCCTGGTACCACAATGCGCTGGCCCATCCCGAGCAGGTCGCGGTCGAGATCGGGCCCGACAAGTACAGGGTTCGGGTACGCGAGCTGCAGGGCGCCGAACGCGACCGCGTCTACGCGACGCAGGCCGGCCGCTTCGAGAATTTCGCCGAATATCAGCGCAAAACCACGCGGACGATTCCGGTTCTCGGACTCACTCGCATCGAGCAGTAA